The DNA window CGCCACGATCGAGCCGAGCAGGAACATGTAGGAGTAGCGCGGCACGCTGCCCGAGTCGAAGTAGAGCGACACGGTCCACAGCGGGCCACCGCCCGTGAAGTGCGACTGCACGACGGCGAGCTTCGTGCCCTCGTCCTCGGCGAAACGGATCGAGTCGATCGAGAATTGGCTGCCCTGGATCGCGGTCGGGTCGGTCTCCGCCAGGCCGAGCTCCTCGTTCGTCTGTTCGGCCAGGAACGCGGTCACCGCGCCGCTCGCGCTCTGCACGTCGGCGGACTGGTCGGGGTCGGTCTCGTCGGGGATCGCCCACGGATCGCCCGGCCACGTCTCGTAGATCGCGTACTCGGTCGAGGTCTCGTCGACCGCCGCCTCGAGCGCGACCCATGCCGGCTCGGCACCGCGGGGCCCGAGGTTCGTGGGCGTCTCGAGTCCCTGCGACCAGAAGCCGAAGAGCCAGAGGCTCGACTGCAGGATCATCCATCCGGAGAACGAGACCATCAGCACCAGGAACCCGAGCCAGCGGCCGAAGATCGCTGTCAGCAACAGGTACACGCTGAAGATGAACAGCGTGAAGCCCATGATCGCGACGCCCGCGCCCTTCCACAGGGTGTCGCACTCGACCGCGAATCCCAGGCAGCTGTGCTCCATCTACGGATCCCTCGGGTTGAGGTCGGTCTCGGCGAGCGCGCGATCGGACGCCTCGGGGTTCAGGCAGACGTTGTCCTCGAACGGCACGTTCTCGGAGCTCATCTCGACCAGATAGACGACGAGGTCGTTGATCTGCTGGTCGTTCAGGGCGCCCTGGTACCTGATGCTCCACGAGGGCATCGCGTTGCGGCCCTCCTCGAGCACCTGGTAGATGTCCTCCTGAGAGAAGATCGCGTTGTGGGGCGGGTCGCCGAAGGGTCCCGCGCAGATGTTCGTGAGGTTCGGCGGATAGGCGAGCGTGTCACCCGACTGGATCACGCCGCCGCGGAGCTCCGGGCCGTGGCAGCGAACGCACCCGACGCCGAGCTGGTTCTCCTCGCTGAAGTTCTGCACGGCCAGCTCGCCGCGGTCGAACGCGAGCGTCAGCAGCTCCTCCTCCTGGCGCAGGTTCTCCGAGGGCTCCCGCAGCCAGTTGTAGGGGATGAAGACCACGAAGAACGCGACGAGCACGACGCCCCAGCCCTGCAGCTTCTGCAGCAGCGGGGTCTCGAGGGCGGCGTCGCTCGGGCCGGGACGCATGCCGCGCGGGATGTCGAGCGGCTGCTCCTTCTGCCGGCTGCGGAAGTAGAGGGCGGCTCCCGCCGCGAGCACGAAGATCGCGCCGAGCACGAGCAGGACG is part of the Actinomycetota bacterium genome and encodes:
- a CDS encoding cytochrome c; amino-acid sequence: MLAATNTAGIVLLVLGAIFVLAAGAALYFRSRQKEQPLDIPRGMRPGPSDAALETPLLQKLQGWGVVLVAFFVVFIPYNWLREPSENLRQEEELLTLAFDRGELAVQNFSEENQLGVGCVRCHGPELRGGVIQSGDTLAYPPNLTNICAGPFGDPPHNAIFSQEDIYQVLEEGRNAMPSWSIRYQGALNDQQINDLVVYLVEMSSENVPFEDNVCLNPEASDRALAETDLNPRDP